In Sorghum bicolor cultivar BTx623 chromosome 10, Sorghum_bicolor_NCBIv3, whole genome shotgun sequence, one genomic interval encodes:
- the LOC8061935 gene encoding peroxidase P7, protein MATFTCRSMAFLSLAAAVLVALLTAGAADAQKLSPNFYSKTCPNVATIVRQQMASAVAAEKRMGASILRMFFHDCFVNGCDGSILLDDTSTFTGEKGAGPNANSVRGFEVIDAIKTKVEASCKATVSCADILALAARDGVNLLGGPTWSVPLGRKDSRTASQSLANSNLPGPGSSLATLIRMFGNQGLSARDMTALSGAHTIGRSQCQFFRSRIYTESNINASFAALRQKTCPRSGGDATLAPFDVQTPDGFDNAYYQNLVAQKGLLHSDQELFNGGSQDALVRQYSTNANQFSADFVSAMIKMGNLMPSSGTPTEVRLNCRKTN, encoded by the exons ATGGCCACATTCACCTGCAGGTCCATGGCCTTCctctccctcgccgccgccgtcctcgtTGCCCTACTCACCGCCGGCGCCGCGGACGCGCAGAAGCTCTCCCCCAACTTCTACTCCAAGACGTGCCCGAACGTGGCCACCATCGTGCGGCAGCAGATGGCGTCCGCCGTCGCGGCGGAGAAGCGTATGGGCGCCTCCATTCTCCGCATGTTCTTCCACGACTGCTTCGTCAAT GGCTGCGACGGCTCCATCCTCCTCGACGACACGTCCACCTTCACCGGCGAGAAGGGCGCCGGCCCCAACGCCAACTCCGTCCGCGGGTTCGAGGTCATCGACGCCATCAAGACGAAGGTGGAGGCCTCCTGCAAGGCCACCGTCTCCTGCGCCGACATCCTCGCCCTCGCCGCCCGTGACGGGGTCAACCTG CTGGGAGGGCCGACATGGAGCGTGCCGCTGGGCCGGAAGGACTCGCGGACGGCGAGCCAGAGCCTGGCGAACTCGAACCTGCCAGGCCCGGGGTCAAGCCTGGCCACGCTCATCAGGATGTTCGGCAACCAGGGCCTGTCGGCGCGCGACATGACGGCGCTGTCGGGGGCGCACACCATCGGCAGGTCGCAGTGCCAGTTCTTCCGCAGCCGGATCTACACCGAGAGCAACATCAACGCCAGCTTCGCCGCGCTGCGGCAGAAGACGTGCCCGCGCTCCGGCGGCGACGCCACGCTCGCGCCGTTCGACGTGCAGACGCCCGACGGCTTCGACAACGCCTACTACCAGAACCTGGTGGCGCAGAAGGGCCTGCTGCACTCGGACCAGGAGCTCTTCAATGGCGGGTCGCAGGACGCGCTGGTCAGGCAGTACAGCACCAACGCCAACCAGTTCTCCGCGGACTTCGTCTCCGCCATGATCAAGATGGGCAACCTCATGCCGTCGTCAGGGACGCCCACGGAAGTCAGGCTCAACTGCAGGAAGACGAACTAA
- the LOC8061934 gene encoding peroxidase P7 — MGTSSLARSVALLTLLCLLLTCHGKLSTKFYAKSCPGVAAIVRSVTAQAVAKEPRMGASIIRLFFHDCFVNGCDASILLDDTPTFTGEKNAGANVNSVRGYEVIDAIKTQVEAACKATVSCADIVALASRDAVNLLGGPTWNVQLGRTDSRTASQSAANANLPGPGSSAASLVAAFAAKGLSARDMTALSGAHTVGRARCVFFRGRIYGEPNINATFAAVRQQTCPQTGGDGNLAPFDDQTPDAFDNAYYANLVARRGLLHSDQELFNGGTQDALVRKYSGNGRMFANDFAKAMVKMGGLAPAAGTPTEVRLNCRKVN; from the exons ATGGGCACGTCGTCGTTGGCGAGAAGCGTTGCTCTTCTTACTCTGCTCTGCCTGCTTCTTACCTGTCATGGGAAGCTCTCCACCAAGTTCTACGCCAAGTCGTGCCCGGGCGTGGCCGCCATCGTCCGGTCGGTGACGGCGCAGGCAGTCGCCAAGGAGCCCAGGATGGGCGCGTCCATCATCCGCCTCTTCTTCCACGACTGCTTCGTCAAT GGTTGTGACGCGTCCATCCTCCTGGATGACACGCCGACGTTCACCGGCGAGAAGAACGCCGGAGCCAACGTCAACTCCGTCCGCGGGTACGAGGTCATCGACGCCATCAAGACGCAGGTCGAAGCAGCCTGCAAGGCCACCGTCTCGTGCGCCGACATCGTCGCCTTGGCGTCTCGTGACGCCGTAAACTTG CTCGGAGGCCCAACATGGAACGTGCAGCTCGGCCGGACGGACTCGCGCACGGCGAGCCAGAGCGCGGCCAACGCCAACCTCCCAGGCCCGGGCTCCAGCGCGGCGTCCCTCGTCGCCGCGTTCGCGGCCAAGGGGCTCTCGGCGCGCGACATGACGGCGCTCTCCGGCGCGCACACCGTGGggcgggcgcggtgcgtcttctTCCGCGGGCGCATCTACGGCGAGCCCAACATCAACGCCACCTTCGCGGCGGTGCGGCAGCAGACGTGCCCGCAGACCGGCGGCGACGGCAACCTCGCGCCGTTCGACGACCAGACGCCCGACGCGTTCGACAACGCCTACTACGCGAACCTGGTGGCGCGGCGCGGGCTGCTGCACTCGGACCAGGAGCTCTTCAACGGCGGGACACAGGACGCGCTGGTGAGGAAGTACAGCGGCAATGGCCGCATGTTCGCCAACGACTTCGCGAAGGCGATGGTCAAGATGGGCGGCCTTGCGCCGGCGGCCGGAACGCCCACGGAGGTCAGATTGAACTGCCGGAAGGTGAACTAA